The window ACGTCGGGGTGCCCGGAGAACGCCTCCATGGCGCGGTAGATCACCGTCTGTCCGCCGATCGTCCGATACTGCTTTGGTCCGCCTGCGCCGGCGCGCAGTCCACGGCCGGCTGCGACAAGGATGGCTGCGGTACGCTCAGGCTTCGACATGTTGAACCAGTGACAGACGAATCGGGGATGAGGGGAGCGGCGGGGACCGCCGCGCACAGCCCTTAGCATGACCGCTGCGCAAAAACAGAGCGTTTGCCGATGACTGTGGGAAAAGCAGATTTTGTTGCAGTGCACTTGCACAGGTGCTAGGAATGTCTAAACTGTAGGCATGAGCCTTGACTGCACAAGAATTGTGCGCAGAATAGACGGCGTCGGCTGCAATGGCGTGGCTGACAGAACGACGAGACGGCTGTGACCGGCGTGCAAAGTACTCCTCGTAACCCATTGAAGATAGGCGATATTGCTGTCGCCAACCGGGTTCTTCTCGCGCCCATGTCCGGCATCACCGACGCGCCCTTCCGGCGACTCGCCGCCACTTTGGGCGCCGGGCTGGTGGTCTCCGAGATGACCGCCAGCGACGATCTGGTGAACGGCAAGCCGATGTCGAAGCTGCGTTGTGAGGCAGCCGGGATCGGGCCGCATGTGGTTCAGCTCGCCGGCTGCGAGACCCATTGGATGGCGGAGGGCGCGCGGATCGCCGAGGGCGCCGGCGCCGACATCATCGATATCAACATGGGCTGCCCGGCGCGCCACGTGACCGGCGGCCAGTCAGGCTCGGCCCTGATGCGCGACCTCGACCACGCGGTGACGTTGATCGAGGCAACGCTGTCGGCGGTCAAGGTGCCGGTGACGCTGAAGATGCGGCTCGGCTGGGACGATCGCTCGCTCAATGCGCCCGAACTGGCGCGCCGCGCCGAGGCATCAGGCGTGCAGATGATCACCGTGCATGGCCGCACGCGTTGCCAGTTCTACAAGGGCGAGGCGAACTGGAGCGCGGTGCGCGCGGTCAAGGACGCCGTCACGATCCCGGTCGTGGTCAATGGCGACATCACCTCGTTCGACAAGGCGCTCGGCGCGCTGGAGATGTCGGGCGCCGACGCCGTCATGATCGGGCGCGGCGCGCAGGGGCAGCCTTGGCTGCCCGGCCAGATCGGCCGCCGGCTCGAGACCGGCATCGCCGAGGCTGCGCCGTCGCTTGCCGAGCAGCTCAAGCATGTTCGCGCGCTCTATGACGAGGTCTGCAGCCACTATGGCCTGCGTATCGGGCTCAGGCATGCGCGCAAGCATCTCGGCTGGGCGCTGGAGACTGCTGCGGCCTATAGCTGCGCGCCGGCGGCAACGCTGAAGACCTGGCGGCAGGCGATCCTGACCTCGGAGCAGCCGTCCAGCGTGCATCGCGCGCTCGAGGACGCCTATGACGACTTTGCCTGGAGTGCTGCCGCATGACGTCAGCCATGGAATTTCGCCGGCCCGTGCCCACCGATGGCGAGGCCATCCTCAATGCGCTACCCAATCCGGTGCTGCTGGTCGCACCCGACGGACGGATCGTCGATGCCAACATCGCCGCCGAATCCTTCTTCGAGATCTCGACGCAGTTCTTGCGCCGGCAGTCGCTGAAGGAGCTGGTGCCGTTCGGCAGCCCGCTGCTCGCGCTGATCGAGCAGGTGCGGGCGAGCGGCTCGCCGGTCAACGAATACAAGGTCGATCTCGGCACGCCGCGGATCGGCGGCGATCGCCAGGTCGACCTGCACGTCGCGCCGCTGACCGAGCGGCCCGGGCATATCGTGGTGATGCTGCAGGAGCGCACCATCGCCGACAAGATGGACCGCCAGCTCACCCATCGCAGCGCGGCGCGCTCGGTGATCGCGCTGGCCGCGATGCTCGCCCATGAGATCAAGAACCCGCTGTCCGGTATCCGCGGCGCCGCGCAGCTATTGGAGCAGCAGGCATCCTCCGAGGACCGGCTGCTGACGCGGCTGATCTGCGACGAGGCAGACCGCATCGTGACGCTGGTCGACCGCATGGAAGTGTTCGGCGACGACCGTCCGGTGGCGCGCGGCCCGGTCAACATCCATTCGGTGCTCGACCATGTGAAGCGGCTGGCGCAATCCGGCTTCGCCCGCAACGTCCGCTTCATCGAGGACTATGATCCGTCGCTGCCGCCGGTGCTGGCCAACCAGGACCAGCTGATCCAGGTGTTCCTCAACCTCGTGAAGAACGCCGCCGAAGCGGTTGCCGATCTCGGCACCGATGCGGAGATCCACCTCACCACGGCGTTCCGGCCCGGCGTGCGGCTGTCGGTGCCCGGCAAGAAATCGCGGGTCTCGCTGCCGCTGGAATTCTGCGTCAAGGACAACGGCTCAGGCGTGCCGGAAGACCTTTTGCCGAACCTGTTCGATCCCTTCGTCACCACCAAGCAGACCGGCAGCGGGCTCGGCCTCGCGCTGGTCGCCAAGATCGTCGGCGATCACGGCGGCATCATCGAATGCGAGTCGCAGCCGCGCAAGACCACATTCCGCGTGCTGATGCCGATGTACAGCGCCGCCAAGCAACACGATCACAGCAACCGCGATGACGTTCCGGGTACGTCCTCGCCTGCCTCTCAGGGCGCACGATGAGGAACAACAATGCCTGCAGGTAGCATACTTGTCGCTGACGACGACACCGCCATCCGGACCGTCCTGAACCAGGCGCTGTCGCGCGCCGGCTATGAGGTGCGCCTGACCGGTAACGCCGCCACGCTGTGGCGCTGGGTCAGCCAGGGCGAGGGCGATCTCGTCATCACCGACGTGGTGATGCCCGACGAGAACGCGTTCGACCTGCTGCCGCGGATCAAGAAGATGCGGCCGAACCTGCCTGTCATCGTGATGAGTGCGCAGAACACCTTCATGACCGCGATCCGCGCCTCCGAGCGCGGCGCCTATGAATATCTGCCGAAGCCGTTCGACCTGAAGGAGCTGATCACCATCGTCGGCCGCGCGCTGGCCGAGCCGAAGGAACGGGTCTCCAGTCCCGCTGACGACGGCGAGTTCGACTCGATCCCGCTGGTCGGCCGCTCCCCGGCGATGCAGGAGATCTACCGCGTGCTGGCGCGGCTGATGCAGACCGATCTCACCGTGATGATCTCGGGCGAGTCAGGCACCGGCAAGGAGCTGGTCGCCCGCGCGCTGCACGACTACGGCCGGCGCCGCAACGGCCCGTTCGTCGCGGTCAACATGGCGGCGATCCCGCGCGATCTGATCGAATCCGAATTGTTCGGCCATGAGCGCGGTGCGTTCACCGGCGCCAACACCCGCGCCTCCGGCCGCTTCGAGCAGGCCGAGGGCGGCACGCTGTTCCTCGACGAGATCGGCGACATGCCGATGGAGGCGCAGACCCGTCTGCTCCGCGTGCTGCAGCAGGGCGAATACACCACCGTCGGCGGCCGCACGCCGATCAAGACCGACGTGCGCATCGTCGCGGCCTCCAACAAGGACCTGCGCATCCTGATCCAGCAGGGCCTGTTCCGCGAGGATCTGTTCTTCCGCCTCAACGTGGTGCCGCTGCGGCTGCCGCCGCTGCGCGAGCGGATCGAGGATCTGCCCGACCTGATCCGGCACTTCTTCTCGCTCGCCGAGAAGGACGGTCTGCCGCCGAAGAAGCTCGACGCCCAGGCGCTGGAGCGGCTCAAGCAGCACCGCTGGCCGGGTAACGTCCGCGAGCTGGAAAACCTCGCCCGGCGGCTCGCCGCGCTCTATCCGCAGGACGTCATCACCGCCTCCGTCATCGACGGCGAGCTGGCGCCGCCGGCCGTCACCTCGGGCAGCACCGCGACCGTTGGCGTCGACAATCTCGGCGGTGCCGTGGAGGCCTATCTGTCCTCGCACTTCTCCGGTTTCCCGAACGGCGTGCCGCCGCCGGGCCTCTACCACCGCATCCTGAAGGAGATCGAGATCCCGCTTCTGACCGCCGCGCTGGCGGCGACCCGCGGCAACCAGATCCGGGCCGCCGACCTGCTCGGATTGAACCGCAATACGTTGCGCAAGAAGATCCGCGACCTCGATATCCAGGTGTACCGGAGCGGGGGCTAGGGCTGACGGGACGGGGCGCGAGCCTCGCCACCGTTTTTGAGTAGTCACAAATGGTTTTGAGGACACGGCGCCGCAACGGGGTTTGCGCCGTGGAAATGTCGTAATTCGGCAACATTGTGATATGATTGCATCAGTTCGCAATTCCCGCGGGCTATCGCACTCAGCTCAATTGCCGGTATGACCAGCGCAGAGACCACCGCTTCGACGTTACACGCGCCCCCGGCCGAGCCCAATTCGGAGGCGCGGGGCTTCCCGCTGCGGCGCTGGCTGGCGCCGTTCGCCGTGGCTATCGCGCTGCTGTCAGCCTTCCTGACCTTCGTGGTGCTGACCGGCCTGACCCCGATCGAGCCGACCTCAGACGTCGTCCGCTCCTTCCTGATGATCAACGCCGCCACGATCCTGCTGCTGGTCGGCATCATCGTCCGGGAAGTCTGGCAGATGGTGCAGGCGAGGCGGCGCGGCCGGGCGGCAGCACGGCTGCACGTGCAGATCGTCGGCCTGTTCTCGGTGATCGCGGTCTTGCCCGCCGTGCTGGTGTCGATCGTCGCCAATGTCACCATCGAGCGCGGCCTCGACCGGCTGTTCTCGGGTCCCACCAAGCAGGTGATCCAGAACTCGCTGACGATCGCCAGCGCCTACATGCAGGAGCACGCGCAGCTCATCAACGGCGACACGCTGGCGATGGCCAACGATCTCGCCCATGCACGTCCGCTCTACGACCAGGATCGCATGACGTTCCTGCAACTCCTGACCGCCGGCGCCGAGGCGCGCAATTTGCCGGTCGCGGTTCTGATGGACAAGGATGGCAAGATCGTCGCCAGCGCGGAAACCGGCGTTCGCTTCAACTATGAAGCGCCGCCACCCGACATCCTCAAGGACATCAACGAGACCGAGCCGAAGATCTCGGTCTTTCCCGAAAACTACGTCGCCTCCGTGGTCCGCCTGCGGGCCTATGACGACATGTTCCTGTATGTGGCGCGTCTGCTCGATCCGGCTGTCGTCGCCCAGCTCAAGCAGACCCAGACCAGCGCCGCCGAATACGCCCAGCTCGAGACCCGCCGGCTGGGCATCCAGGTGGCGTTCGCGCTGATGTTCGCGGTGATCGCGCTGACCATCCTGATGGCTTCGGTGCTGATCGGCCTGAATTTCGCCAACGGGCTGGTGTCGCCGATCCGCCAGCTGATGGGCGCCGCGAGCGAGGTCTCGACCGGCAACCTCAATGTCCAGGTGCCGGTCCACAAATCGGCAAGCGACCTCGCGATGCTCGGCGAAATCTTCAACAAGATGACCCAGGAGCTGCGCACCCAGCGCAATGAGCTGGTCGACGCCAGCGAGACCATCGACAGCCGCCGGCGCTTCATCGAGGCGGTGCTGTCGTCGGCTAGCGCGGGGATCATCGGGGTCGACGCCTCCGGCACCATCGGCGTGCTCAATCGCTCGGCGGAGAAGCTGATCGGGCATGCCGAGTCGGAGACGCTCGGCCATCCGCTCTCGGACGTGCTGCCGGAGCTCGACGAGATGATGAAGACCGCACGCGAGGGCACCCAGCGCCTGGTGCAGGGGCAGGTCACGATCCTGCGCGACGGCAATGAGCGCAATCTGTCGGTTCGCGTCTCCGCCGAGCAGACCAGCCAGTCCCGCGACAGCTACATCATCACGCTCGACGACATCACCGAACTGGTCTCCGCGCAGCGCACCTCGGCCTGGGGCGACGTCGCCCGCCGCATCGCCCACGAGATCAAGAACCCGCTGACCCCGATCCAGCTCTCGGCCGAGCGCATTCGCCGCAAGTTCGGCAAGACCATCACCGAGGAGAAGGACAAGTCGATCTTCGAGCAGTGCACCGACACGATCGTGCGCCAGGTCGACGACATCAGGCGCATGGTCGACGAGTTCTCGCGCTTCGCGCGGATGCCGAAGCCCGTGATGGAAGGCGAGGACGTCGCCGACGTGGTGCGTCAGGCGGTGTTCCTGATGAAGGTCGCGCATCCCGATCTCGACATCGAGGCCGACATCAAGCAGTCGCCGCTGCCGGCACAGTTCGACCGCAGGCTGATCTCGCAGGCGCTGACCAACATCATCAAGAACGCGACCGAGGCGATCGAGCAGGTCCCGCGCGAGGAGCTCGGCAAGGGCCGCATCGATGTCGTGGCGCAGCGCGAAGGCGACGACATCCTGATCGATGTCGTCGACAACGGCATCGGCCTGCCCAAGGTCGCCCGTGCGCGCCTGCTCGAGCCCTATGTCACGACGCGTGCGAAGGGCACCGGCCTTGGACTTGCGATCGTCGGTCGCGTTCTGGAGGACCATGGCGGTCGCATCGAGCTCAAGGACGCGTCCGATTTCCGCGAGGGCCAGCGCGGTGCCTGGATGCGGCTGCGCTTTTCCGTCACGGGCCAGGCGGCCAAACCGGAGAGCAAGGAACAAAAGCCGGACGTGAAATCATCCGACCCCGACAGCGAAAAAAATCCGCCGCAAGAGCCGACCAACGGCCCGGCACAGGCGACCAACAATGAACCAAAGATCCAACGACCAATCCAAGAACCCGATCAGCAAGAACCAAATAACCAAGAGCCAAATGCACAAGAGCCAAGAAGCCAACAGCCAAGAATCAAAGCCGCGACGGGCGACTGACAACGCAGGTGTAACCCATGGCAAGTGACATTCTGATTGTCGACGACGAAGCTGACATTCGTGACCTCGTTGCGGGTATCCTGGACGATGAGGGGTTCTCCACGCGCACCGCGCGCGACAGCGATTCGGCGCTTGCCGAGATCGCCAACCGCCGCCCGAACCTGGTCTTCCTCGACATCTGGCTGCAGGGCTCCAAGCTCGACGGCCTGCAACTGCTCGAGCAGATCAAGAAGGACAATGCCGATCTGCCGGTCGTGATGATCTCCGGCCACGGCAACATCGAAACCGCCGTCGCGGCGATCAAGCGCGGCGCCTATGACTTCATCGAGAAGCCGTTCAAGTCTGACCGGCTGATCCTGGTCGCGACCCGCGCGCTGGAGACCTCGCGGCTCAAGCGCGAGGTGAAGGAGCTCAAGCAACTGGCGCCGGCCGCGAGCGTCCTGACCGGCCGCTCGGCCTGCATGAACCAGCTGCGCCAGACCATCGACCGCGCCGCCAAGGCCAACAGCCGTATCCTGATCGTCGGTCCCTCCGGCGCCGGCAAGGAGCTGGCCGCGCGCACGCTGCATCATGCCTCCGGGCGCGCCGAGGGGCCGTTCGTGGTGATCAATGCGGCCGCGATCACGCCGGAGCGCATGGAGATCGAGCTGTTCGGCATCGAGGGATCGAACGGCGAGCAGCAGCGCAAGGCCGGCGCGCTCGAGGAAGCGCATGGCGGCACGCTGTTCATCGACGAGATCGCGGACATGCCGCGCGAGACCCAGAACAAGATCCTGCGCGTGCTGGTCGATCAAACCTTCCAGCGCCAGGGCGGCACCGGCAAGGTCCATGTCGACGTCCGCATCATCTCCTCGACCGCGCGCAACCTCGAGGAGGAAATCGCGGCAGGGCGTTTCCGCGAGGATCTCTATCATCGTCTCTCGGTGGTGCCGATCCGGGTGCCGCCACTGTCGGAGCGCCGTGAGGATATCCCCGAGCTGATCGACTATTTCATGGACCAGATCTCGGCGGCCACCGGCCTGCCGAAGCGGCAGATCGGACAGGACGCGATGGCCGTGCTGCAATCGCATGTCTGGCCGGGCAACGTCCGCCAGCTCCGCAATAATGTCGAGCGCGTGATGATCCTGGCCGGCGGCGGCCCGGAGGCGATCATTACCGCCGATATGCTGCCGCAGGACGTCGGCTCCATGGTGCCGGCGATGCCGACCTCCAACAATGGCGAGCACATCATGGGCTTGCCGCTGCGCGAGGCGCGTGAGGTGTTCGAGCGCGATTATCTGATCGCCCAGATCAGCCGCTTCTCCGGCAACATCTCGCGCACCGCGGAGTTCGTCGGCATGGAGCGCTCAGCACTGCATCGCAAGCTGAAGGCGCTCGGGGTCGGCTGACGCTCGGGGTCGGCTGAACCTCGATCAGCCTCGGCCGGCAATCGCCGGCGGCTTGGTGCGAAGCCTCGGCGGTCACCCGCCGGGGACGCAGGGCCAGGCTCGGGTCCGGGTGGGCCGGCCAGCGAGGCGAGGGCGGGGCCGGTACAACCGGGGGATTTATCCACTCTCCACGAGAATATTCGTCTCTTTCCCTGCACTTTCTTAGAATTGCCACCGTGTTCCTACCGACTGCACCGCGAACCGGCTTGCCTAAAAACCGCGCGTGGC of the Bradyrhizobium quebecense genome contains:
- the dusB gene encoding tRNA dihydrouridine synthase DusB — encoded protein: MKIGDIAVANRVLLAPMSGITDAPFRRLAATLGAGLVVSEMTASDDLVNGKPMSKLRCEAAGIGPHVVQLAGCETHWMAEGARIAEGAGADIIDINMGCPARHVTGGQSGSALMRDLDHAVTLIEATLSAVKVPVTLKMRLGWDDRSLNAPELARRAEASGVQMITVHGRTRCQFYKGEANWSAVRAVKDAVTIPVVVNGDITSFDKALGALEMSGADAVMIGRGAQGQPWLPGQIGRRLETGIAEAAPSLAEQLKHVRALYDEVCSHYGLRIGLRHARKHLGWALETAAAYSCAPAATLKTWRQAILTSEQPSSVHRALEDAYDDFAWSAAA
- a CDS encoding two-component system sensor histidine kinase NtrB; amino-acid sequence: MTSAMEFRRPVPTDGEAILNALPNPVLLVAPDGRIVDANIAAESFFEISTQFLRRQSLKELVPFGSPLLALIEQVRASGSPVNEYKVDLGTPRIGGDRQVDLHVAPLTERPGHIVVMLQERTIADKMDRQLTHRSAARSVIALAAMLAHEIKNPLSGIRGAAQLLEQQASSEDRLLTRLICDEADRIVTLVDRMEVFGDDRPVARGPVNIHSVLDHVKRLAQSGFARNVRFIEDYDPSLPPVLANQDQLIQVFLNLVKNAAEAVADLGTDAEIHLTTAFRPGVRLSVPGKKSRVSLPLEFCVKDNGSGVPEDLLPNLFDPFVTTKQTGSGLGLALVAKIVGDHGGIIECESQPRKTTFRVLMPMYSAAKQHDHSNRDDVPGTSSPASQGAR
- the ntrC gene encoding nitrogen regulation protein NR(I), with the protein product MPAGSILVADDDTAIRTVLNQALSRAGYEVRLTGNAATLWRWVSQGEGDLVITDVVMPDENAFDLLPRIKKMRPNLPVIVMSAQNTFMTAIRASERGAYEYLPKPFDLKELITIVGRALAEPKERVSSPADDGEFDSIPLVGRSPAMQEIYRVLARLMQTDLTVMISGESGTGKELVARALHDYGRRRNGPFVAVNMAAIPRDLIESELFGHERGAFTGANTRASGRFEQAEGGTLFLDEIGDMPMEAQTRLLRVLQQGEYTTVGGRTPIKTDVRIVAASNKDLRILIQQGLFREDLFFRLNVVPLRLPPLRERIEDLPDLIRHFFSLAEKDGLPPKKLDAQALERLKQHRWPGNVRELENLARRLAALYPQDVITASVIDGELAPPAVTSGSTATVGVDNLGGAVEAYLSSHFSGFPNGVPPPGLYHRILKEIEIPLLTAALAATRGNQIRAADLLGLNRNTLRKKIRDLDIQVYRSGG
- a CDS encoding sensor histidine kinase NtrY-like, giving the protein MTSAETTASTLHAPPAEPNSEARGFPLRRWLAPFAVAIALLSAFLTFVVLTGLTPIEPTSDVVRSFLMINAATILLLVGIIVREVWQMVQARRRGRAAARLHVQIVGLFSVIAVLPAVLVSIVANVTIERGLDRLFSGPTKQVIQNSLTIASAYMQEHAQLINGDTLAMANDLAHARPLYDQDRMTFLQLLTAGAEARNLPVAVLMDKDGKIVASAETGVRFNYEAPPPDILKDINETEPKISVFPENYVASVVRLRAYDDMFLYVARLLDPAVVAQLKQTQTSAAEYAQLETRRLGIQVAFALMFAVIALTILMASVLIGLNFANGLVSPIRQLMGAASEVSTGNLNVQVPVHKSASDLAMLGEIFNKMTQELRTQRNELVDASETIDSRRRFIEAVLSSASAGIIGVDASGTIGVLNRSAEKLIGHAESETLGHPLSDVLPELDEMMKTAREGTQRLVQGQVTILRDGNERNLSVRVSAEQTSQSRDSYIITLDDITELVSAQRTSAWGDVARRIAHEIKNPLTPIQLSAERIRRKFGKTITEEKDKSIFEQCTDTIVRQVDDIRRMVDEFSRFARMPKPVMEGEDVADVVRQAVFLMKVAHPDLDIEADIKQSPLPAQFDRRLISQALTNIIKNATEAIEQVPREELGKGRIDVVAQREGDDILIDVVDNGIGLPKVARARLLEPYVTTRAKGTGLGLAIVGRVLEDHGGRIELKDASDFREGQRGAWMRLRFSVTGQAAKPESKEQKPDVKSSDPDSEKNPPQEPTNGPAQATNNEPKIQRPIQEPDQQEPNNQEPNAQEPRSQQPRIKAATGD
- a CDS encoding sigma-54-dependent transcriptional regulator yields the protein MASDILIVDDEADIRDLVAGILDDEGFSTRTARDSDSALAEIANRRPNLVFLDIWLQGSKLDGLQLLEQIKKDNADLPVVMISGHGNIETAVAAIKRGAYDFIEKPFKSDRLILVATRALETSRLKREVKELKQLAPAASVLTGRSACMNQLRQTIDRAAKANSRILIVGPSGAGKELAARTLHHASGRAEGPFVVINAAAITPERMEIELFGIEGSNGEQQRKAGALEEAHGGTLFIDEIADMPRETQNKILRVLVDQTFQRQGGTGKVHVDVRIISSTARNLEEEIAAGRFREDLYHRLSVVPIRVPPLSERREDIPELIDYFMDQISAATGLPKRQIGQDAMAVLQSHVWPGNVRQLRNNVERVMILAGGGPEAIITADMLPQDVGSMVPAMPTSNNGEHIMGLPLREAREVFERDYLIAQISRFSGNISRTAEFVGMERSALHRKLKALGVG